From a region of the Syngnathus typhle isolate RoL2023-S1 ecotype Sweden linkage group LG12, RoL_Styp_1.0, whole genome shotgun sequence genome:
- the LOC133163386 gene encoding 5-hydroxytryptamine receptor 1A-beta-like has translation MEDANNTTVLSQFNLPLNKTTKAAKEDEVRLSYQILTSLLLCALILCAIFGNACVVAAIALERSLQNVAHYLIGSLAVTDLMVSVLVLPMAALYQVLNRWTLGQIPCDIFISLDVLCCTSSILHLCAIALDRYWAITEPIDYMKKRTPRRAAILISVTWLVGFSISVPPMLIMRSQPNSVEEYRKNPKQCKIRQDVWYTIYSTFGAFYIPLMLMLVLYGRIFKAARFRIRRTVRKSEKKKVADSCSAISPAPFHKKTPREAQTKSWKRSVEPRPPVACVNGAVKHAEDGESLEIIEVHSSLKDNLPLPNTPSPMPLFESRHEKATEAKRKIALARERKTVKTLGIIMGTFILCWLPFFIVALVMPFCQESCYMPRWLEDVINWLGYSNSLLNPIIYAYFNKDFQGAFKKIIKCHFCRP, from the coding sequence ATGGAGGACGCAAACAACACGACAGTTTTGTCTCAATTCAACCTCCCTTTAAACAAAACCACTAAAGCAGCCAAAGAGGATGAGGTGAGGTTGAGTTACCAAATCCTCACCTCCTTACTCCTTTGTGCGCTCATCCTGTGCGCAATATTTGGGAACGCGTGTGTGGTGGCTGCCATCGCCCTGGAGCGCTCTTTGCAGAATGTGGCCCACTATTTGATCGGTTCTCTTGCTGTCACCGACTTAATGGTGTCGGTGCTGGTTCTGCCCATGGCGGCACTATATCAGGTTTTGAACAGGTGGACTTTGGGACAAATTCCGTGTGACATCTTCATCTCGTTGGATGTTTTATGCTGCACCTCGTCCATATTGCACCTGTGCGCCATCGCTCTGGACCGATACTGGGCCATTACCGAGCCCATAGACTACATGAAGAAGAGGACACCTCGGAGAGCAGCGATTTTGATTAGCGTCACTTGGCTGGTTGGGTTCTCCATCTCGGTGCCGCCTATGTTGATCATGCGCTCCCAGCCGAACAGCGTGGAGGAATACAGGAAGAACCCAAAGCAATGTAAGATCAGGCAAGACGTCTGGTACACCATTTACTCCACGTTTGGTGCTTTCTACATCCCTCTCATGCTCATGCTGGTTCTCTACGGGCGGATATTTAAAGCCGCCAGGTTCCGTATCAGACGGACTGTGCGTAAAagcgaaaaaaagaaagtggcTGACTCCTGCTCGGCTATATCCCCCGCTCCCTTCCACAAAAAGACACCCAGAGAAGCGCAGACGAAAAGCTGGAAAAGAAGCGTGGAACCGCGGCCGCCGGTGGCGTGCGTCAACGGCGCGGTGAAGCACGCCGAGGACGGAGAATCTCTGGAGATCATCGAGGTTCACAGCAGCCTCAAAGACAACCTCCCGCTTCCAAACACTCCGAGCCCCATGCCGTTGTTCGAGAGCAGACACGAGAAGGCGACCGAGGCCAAGAGAAAGATTGCCCTGGCTCGGGAGCGCAAAACAGTCAAGACGCTGGGCATCATTATGGGGACCTTCATCCTCTGCTGGCTACCCTTCTTTATCGTCGCCCTGGTCATGCCGTTCTGCCAGGAGTCGTGTTACATGCCCCGCTGGCTGGAGGATGTGATCAACTGGCTGGGCTACTCCAACTCGCTGCTCAATCCCATCATTTATGCCTACTTCAACAAAGACTTCCAGGGagcttttaagaaaatcatcaaGTGTCATTTCTGCAGACCATGA
- the rnf180b gene encoding E3 ubiquitin-protein ligase RNF180 isoform X1 translates to MLRCRKCRKVVIECLQEVEVTDESSEVACTIWHMNVDTLPEWIRNSLHLAQWTAGRLECQNCGARLGGFNFIRCSQCPCGRDATIHLSKCRVDHDHKQSLFQVQPRWSRPDKRPQMTEGSEYKYESLELNKSNRLQLNTVDHMPLPDLGVSSQVMSEDSPDGSMLSPILCPMTKDDDATFSAVTSSSSVSALRQAPLECQIQAPQECQMVQTEENEGSSAENAHEDVSLSLRRTPFSNSSAEQEEEIVPGSSLASTSLHRQSKREKNHRKSQRRKQQRREKWLQKQASNLNDLMLNGEEAEEEEDRQGLTCAVCLDIYFHPYSCQPCSHVFCEPCLRKLAKNREENTPCPLCRALISHTKFHTELSQKAESSFPRVHRARKQYFQNASCVKWPLPSCRKAFCNWWGYRRNAERAHTSWHFAHVGFTLQTFHLSDVCGWFFDIVLAMVYTPYPAIWMLTFLFLAMSMYYLCI, encoded by the exons ATGCTTCGCTGTAGGAAGTGCCGGAAAGTTGTCATCGAATGTCTGCAAGAG GTTGAGGTCACAGATGAAAGTTCAGAGGTGGCTTGCACCATTTGGCACATGAATGTTGACACGCTTCCAGAGTGGATACGGAACTCATTGCACTTG GCCCAGTGGACTGCAGGGAGACTGGAGTGTCAGAACTGTGGGGCTCGTCTGGGAGGCTTCAACTTCATCCGTTGCAGTCAGTGTCCTTGCGGCCGCGACGCCACAATCCACCTCAGCAAATGTCGTGTCGACCACGACCACAAGCAGAGCCTTTTCCAAGTCCAGCCAAGATGGTCGAGGCCAGACAAGAGGCCGCAAATGACAGAGGGCTCTGAGTATAAATATGAGAGCTTGGAATTGAACAAAAGTAATCGTTTACAGCTCAACACTGTTGATCACATGCCCCTCCCTGACCTCGGTGTATCCTCACAAGTAATGTCAGAAG ACTCTCCAGATGGGTCTATGCTGTCCCCTATCTTGTGTCCCATGACCAAAGATGATGACGCCACCTTCAGTGCTGTCACTAGCAGCTCATCTGTCTCCGCACTAAGACAGGCGCCTCTGGAATGTCAGATACAGGCGCCTCAGGAATGTCAGATGGTGCAAACTGAGGAAAATGAAGGGTCATCTGCTGAAAATGCACACGAGGATGTTTCACTGTCCCTCAGAAGAACGCCCTTTTCTAATAGTTCAGCCGAGCAGGAAGAGGAGATAGTG CCTGGATCCTCTCTGGCGTCCACATCCTTACACAGACAAAGTAAGAGAGAGAAGAACCACCGTAAGAGCCAGCGAAGGAAACAGCAGCGCCGGGAAAAATGGCTGCAGAAGCAG GCCAGCAATTTGAATGATTTGATGCTCAACGGTGAAGaagcagaggaggaggaagacaggCAAGGCCTTACGTGTGCAGTGTGTCTCGACATCTACTTCCACCCTTACAGCTGCCAACCCTGCAGCCACGTCTTCTGCGAGCCGTGTCTGCGCAAGCTCGCCAAGAACCGAGAGGAAAACACACCTTGCCCTCTATGCCGAGCCCTCATCTCGCACACTAAATTTCACACAG AACTCAGCCAGAAAGCAGAATCTTCTTTCCCGAGAGTGCACCGCGCTCGCAAGCAGTACTTCCAAAATGCCTCATGTGTTAAATGGCCTCTGCCCAGCTGCCGCAAAGCCTTCTGTAACTGGTGGG GATATAGGAGGAATGCCGAGAGGGCTCACACAAGCTGGCATTTCGCCCACGTCGGCTTCACGCTGCAGACTTTCCACCTCTCAGACGTGTGCGGCTGGTTTTTTGATATCGTACTGGCCATGGTATACACCCCTTACCCAGCTATCTGGATGCTGACTTTCCTGTTCCTTGCCATGTCCATGTATTACCTGTGTATTTAA
- the LOC133163482 gene encoding uncharacterized protein LOC133163482, translated as MQDRVEVANSTSPKIPPHLKTALLTTSQPTPVKAVVRAKQAMVTAQPPGTFSSSEAAGKSCWSLDARVVMLLVTLAGAVILMLLYRLLQTRHRLRMASARHALEYYSFYHTGTYTFKHPSSYEKLSNGNIPDTIPPVQTVAIATPVTTSVLPPLPVCPPASMPLPPAPGHAAVPSLQKTLPPLTPPLRHTAAPSPHLSWGACSDVDVYSRIGAYRPSRLSSLSSHSKVILFEHSSF; from the exons ATGCAGGATAGAGTTGAGGTCGCCAACAGCACTTCTCCCAAGATCCCTCCCCACCTTAAGACAGCTTTGCTGACCACCAGCCAGCCAACCCCAGTCAAAGCAGTTGTCAGAGCCAAACAAGCGATGGTGACAGCACAGCCCCCCGGCACCTTTAGCTCATCTGAAGCAGCTGGCAAATCCTGCTGGAGTTTGGATGCCAGAGTGGTGATGCTTCTAGTGACTCTAGCTGGAGCCGTCATCTTGATGCTTTTGTACAGACTCTTACAAACTCGACATAG GCTGAGAATGGCAAGTGCAAGACATGCTCTGGAGTATTACAGTTTCTACCATACAGGCACCTACACCTTCAAACACCCATCATCATATGAGAAGCTGTCCAATGGCAACATACCGGACACTATTCCACCTGTGCAAACTGTCGCCATAGCAACACCTGTCACCACCAGCGTACTGCCACCCCTTCCAGTGTGCCCTCCAGCCTCAATGCCACTGCCCCCAGCACCTGGCCATGCTGCAGTACCTTCCCTCCAGAAGACGCTCCCTCCACTGACTCCTCCTCTGAGGCACACCGCCGCACCGAGCCCCCACCTATCATGGGGTGCCTGCTCAGACGTGGATGTGTACTCTCGTATTGGAGCTTACAGGCCCTCCAGGCTGTCCAGCCTATCCAGCCATTCAAAGGTCATCCTTTTCGAACACTCGTCTTTCTGA
- the rnf180b gene encoding E3 ubiquitin-protein ligase RNF180 isoform X4, whose protein sequence is MLRCRKCRKVVIECLQEVEVTDESSEVACTIWHMNVDTLPEWIRNSLHLAQWTAGRLECQNCGARLGGFNFIRCSQCPCGRDATIHLSKCRVDHDHKQSLFQVQPRWSRPDKRPQMTEGSEYKYESLELNKSNRLQLNTVDHMPLPDLGVSSQVMSEDSPDGSMLSPILCPMTKDDDATFSAVTSSSSVSALRQAPLECQIQAPQECQMVQTEENEGSSAENAHEDVSLSLRRTPFSNSSAEQEEEIVPGSSLASTSLHRQSKREKNHRKSQRRKQQRREKWLQKQASNLNDLMLNGEEAEEEEDRQGLTCAVCLDIYFHPYSCQPCSHVFCEPCLRKLAKNREENTPCPLCRALISHTKFHTELSQKAESSFPRVHRARKQYFQNASCVKWPLPSCRKAFCNWI, encoded by the exons ATGCTTCGCTGTAGGAAGTGCCGGAAAGTTGTCATCGAATGTCTGCAAGAG GTTGAGGTCACAGATGAAAGTTCAGAGGTGGCTTGCACCATTTGGCACATGAATGTTGACACGCTTCCAGAGTGGATACGGAACTCATTGCACTTG GCCCAGTGGACTGCAGGGAGACTGGAGTGTCAGAACTGTGGGGCTCGTCTGGGAGGCTTCAACTTCATCCGTTGCAGTCAGTGTCCTTGCGGCCGCGACGCCACAATCCACCTCAGCAAATGTCGTGTCGACCACGACCACAAGCAGAGCCTTTTCCAAGTCCAGCCAAGATGGTCGAGGCCAGACAAGAGGCCGCAAATGACAGAGGGCTCTGAGTATAAATATGAGAGCTTGGAATTGAACAAAAGTAATCGTTTACAGCTCAACACTGTTGATCACATGCCCCTCCCTGACCTCGGTGTATCCTCACAAGTAATGTCAGAAG ACTCTCCAGATGGGTCTATGCTGTCCCCTATCTTGTGTCCCATGACCAAAGATGATGACGCCACCTTCAGTGCTGTCACTAGCAGCTCATCTGTCTCCGCACTAAGACAGGCGCCTCTGGAATGTCAGATACAGGCGCCTCAGGAATGTCAGATGGTGCAAACTGAGGAAAATGAAGGGTCATCTGCTGAAAATGCACACGAGGATGTTTCACTGTCCCTCAGAAGAACGCCCTTTTCTAATAGTTCAGCCGAGCAGGAAGAGGAGATAGTG CCTGGATCCTCTCTGGCGTCCACATCCTTACACAGACAAAGTAAGAGAGAGAAGAACCACCGTAAGAGCCAGCGAAGGAAACAGCAGCGCCGGGAAAAATGGCTGCAGAAGCAG GCCAGCAATTTGAATGATTTGATGCTCAACGGTGAAGaagcagaggaggaggaagacaggCAAGGCCTTACGTGTGCAGTGTGTCTCGACATCTACTTCCACCCTTACAGCTGCCAACCCTGCAGCCACGTCTTCTGCGAGCCGTGTCTGCGCAAGCTCGCCAAGAACCGAGAGGAAAACACACCTTGCCCTCTATGCCGAGCCCTCATCTCGCACACTAAATTTCACACAG AACTCAGCCAGAAAGCAGAATCTTCTTTCCCGAGAGTGCACCGCGCTCGCAAGCAGTACTTCCAAAATGCCTCATGTGTTAAATGGCCTCTGCCCAGCTGCCGCAAAGCCTTCTGTAACTG GATATAG
- the rnf180b gene encoding E3 ubiquitin-protein ligase RNF180 isoform X2, which translates to MQKVEVTDESSEVACTIWHMNVDTLPEWIRNSLHLAQWTAGRLECQNCGARLGGFNFIRCSQCPCGRDATIHLSKCRVDHDHKQSLFQVQPRWSRPDKRPQMTEGSEYKYESLELNKSNRLQLNTVDHMPLPDLGVSSQVMSEDSPDGSMLSPILCPMTKDDDATFSAVTSSSSVSALRQAPLECQIQAPQECQMVQTEENEGSSAENAHEDVSLSLRRTPFSNSSAEQEEEIVPGSSLASTSLHRQSKREKNHRKSQRRKQQRREKWLQKQASNLNDLMLNGEEAEEEEDRQGLTCAVCLDIYFHPYSCQPCSHVFCEPCLRKLAKNREENTPCPLCRALISHTKFHTELSQKAESSFPRVHRARKQYFQNASCVKWPLPSCRKAFCNWWGYRRNAERAHTSWHFAHVGFTLQTFHLSDVCGWFFDIVLAMVYTPYPAIWMLTFLFLAMSMYYLCI; encoded by the exons ATGCAAAAG GTTGAGGTCACAGATGAAAGTTCAGAGGTGGCTTGCACCATTTGGCACATGAATGTTGACACGCTTCCAGAGTGGATACGGAACTCATTGCACTTG GCCCAGTGGACTGCAGGGAGACTGGAGTGTCAGAACTGTGGGGCTCGTCTGGGAGGCTTCAACTTCATCCGTTGCAGTCAGTGTCCTTGCGGCCGCGACGCCACAATCCACCTCAGCAAATGTCGTGTCGACCACGACCACAAGCAGAGCCTTTTCCAAGTCCAGCCAAGATGGTCGAGGCCAGACAAGAGGCCGCAAATGACAGAGGGCTCTGAGTATAAATATGAGAGCTTGGAATTGAACAAAAGTAATCGTTTACAGCTCAACACTGTTGATCACATGCCCCTCCCTGACCTCGGTGTATCCTCACAAGTAATGTCAGAAG ACTCTCCAGATGGGTCTATGCTGTCCCCTATCTTGTGTCCCATGACCAAAGATGATGACGCCACCTTCAGTGCTGTCACTAGCAGCTCATCTGTCTCCGCACTAAGACAGGCGCCTCTGGAATGTCAGATACAGGCGCCTCAGGAATGTCAGATGGTGCAAACTGAGGAAAATGAAGGGTCATCTGCTGAAAATGCACACGAGGATGTTTCACTGTCCCTCAGAAGAACGCCCTTTTCTAATAGTTCAGCCGAGCAGGAAGAGGAGATAGTG CCTGGATCCTCTCTGGCGTCCACATCCTTACACAGACAAAGTAAGAGAGAGAAGAACCACCGTAAGAGCCAGCGAAGGAAACAGCAGCGCCGGGAAAAATGGCTGCAGAAGCAG GCCAGCAATTTGAATGATTTGATGCTCAACGGTGAAGaagcagaggaggaggaagacaggCAAGGCCTTACGTGTGCAGTGTGTCTCGACATCTACTTCCACCCTTACAGCTGCCAACCCTGCAGCCACGTCTTCTGCGAGCCGTGTCTGCGCAAGCTCGCCAAGAACCGAGAGGAAAACACACCTTGCCCTCTATGCCGAGCCCTCATCTCGCACACTAAATTTCACACAG AACTCAGCCAGAAAGCAGAATCTTCTTTCCCGAGAGTGCACCGCGCTCGCAAGCAGTACTTCCAAAATGCCTCATGTGTTAAATGGCCTCTGCCCAGCTGCCGCAAAGCCTTCTGTAACTGGTGGG GATATAGGAGGAATGCCGAGAGGGCTCACACAAGCTGGCATTTCGCCCACGTCGGCTTCACGCTGCAGACTTTCCACCTCTCAGACGTGTGCGGCTGGTTTTTTGATATCGTACTGGCCATGGTATACACCCCTTACCCAGCTATCTGGATGCTGACTTTCCTGTTCCTTGCCATGTCCATGTATTACCTGTGTATTTAA
- the rnf180b gene encoding E3 ubiquitin-protein ligase RNF180 isoform X3 encodes MNVDTLPEWIRNSLHLAQWTAGRLECQNCGARLGGFNFIRCSQCPCGRDATIHLSKCRVDHDHKQSLFQVQPRWSRPDKRPQMTEGSEYKYESLELNKSNRLQLNTVDHMPLPDLGVSSQVMSEDSPDGSMLSPILCPMTKDDDATFSAVTSSSSVSALRQAPLECQIQAPQECQMVQTEENEGSSAENAHEDVSLSLRRTPFSNSSAEQEEEIVPGSSLASTSLHRQSKREKNHRKSQRRKQQRREKWLQKQASNLNDLMLNGEEAEEEEDRQGLTCAVCLDIYFHPYSCQPCSHVFCEPCLRKLAKNREENTPCPLCRALISHTKFHTELSQKAESSFPRVHRARKQYFQNASCVKWPLPSCRKAFCNWWGYRRNAERAHTSWHFAHVGFTLQTFHLSDVCGWFFDIVLAMVYTPYPAIWMLTFLFLAMSMYYLCI; translated from the exons ATGAATGTTGACACGCTTCCAGAGTGGATACGGAACTCATTGCACTTG GCCCAGTGGACTGCAGGGAGACTGGAGTGTCAGAACTGTGGGGCTCGTCTGGGAGGCTTCAACTTCATCCGTTGCAGTCAGTGTCCTTGCGGCCGCGACGCCACAATCCACCTCAGCAAATGTCGTGTCGACCACGACCACAAGCAGAGCCTTTTCCAAGTCCAGCCAAGATGGTCGAGGCCAGACAAGAGGCCGCAAATGACAGAGGGCTCTGAGTATAAATATGAGAGCTTGGAATTGAACAAAAGTAATCGTTTACAGCTCAACACTGTTGATCACATGCCCCTCCCTGACCTCGGTGTATCCTCACAAGTAATGTCAGAAG ACTCTCCAGATGGGTCTATGCTGTCCCCTATCTTGTGTCCCATGACCAAAGATGATGACGCCACCTTCAGTGCTGTCACTAGCAGCTCATCTGTCTCCGCACTAAGACAGGCGCCTCTGGAATGTCAGATACAGGCGCCTCAGGAATGTCAGATGGTGCAAACTGAGGAAAATGAAGGGTCATCTGCTGAAAATGCACACGAGGATGTTTCACTGTCCCTCAGAAGAACGCCCTTTTCTAATAGTTCAGCCGAGCAGGAAGAGGAGATAGTG CCTGGATCCTCTCTGGCGTCCACATCCTTACACAGACAAAGTAAGAGAGAGAAGAACCACCGTAAGAGCCAGCGAAGGAAACAGCAGCGCCGGGAAAAATGGCTGCAGAAGCAG GCCAGCAATTTGAATGATTTGATGCTCAACGGTGAAGaagcagaggaggaggaagacaggCAAGGCCTTACGTGTGCAGTGTGTCTCGACATCTACTTCCACCCTTACAGCTGCCAACCCTGCAGCCACGTCTTCTGCGAGCCGTGTCTGCGCAAGCTCGCCAAGAACCGAGAGGAAAACACACCTTGCCCTCTATGCCGAGCCCTCATCTCGCACACTAAATTTCACACAG AACTCAGCCAGAAAGCAGAATCTTCTTTCCCGAGAGTGCACCGCGCTCGCAAGCAGTACTTCCAAAATGCCTCATGTGTTAAATGGCCTCTGCCCAGCTGCCGCAAAGCCTTCTGTAACTGGTGGG GATATAGGAGGAATGCCGAGAGGGCTCACACAAGCTGGCATTTCGCCCACGTCGGCTTCACGCTGCAGACTTTCCACCTCTCAGACGTGTGCGGCTGGTTTTTTGATATCGTACTGGCCATGGTATACACCCCTTACCCAGCTATCTGGATGCTGACTTTCCTGTTCCTTGCCATGTCCATGTATTACCTGTGTATTTAA